The Paludibacter jiangxiensis DNA segment ATTCAAGGATCTGTTTGCCTGTCTGACAGAAAACGCATCCATGGTGGGCATCGTGGCAATTGAGAATACTATTGCAGGCAGCTTGCTTCCAAACTACAATTTACTGAGAGAAAGCAGACTGACCATTATCGGCGAACACAAGCTTCGCATCCGCCACAATCTGGTGGCTATGCCGGGACAAACCATCGACGACATCAAAGAGGTTCATTCTCACTACATGGCATTGTTGCAATGCGAAGAGTTTCTGGCAGCTCATCCACATATCAAGCACGTGGAAGCCGAAGATACTGCTGCCGAAGGGCTCCGCATATCGGAGGAAAAGGCAATGGGACAAGCCGCTATCTGTAGCAAATATGCCGCCGAACTGTTCGGACTGGAGATTCTGGCAAAAGGGATTGAGACCAACAAGCATAATTTCACCCGTTTTCTGATTATCGGCAACGAAATTATGCGCGACAAACTGGCCGGAGACCGTGAAAAGAACAAAGCATCGCTCGTTTTTTCATTGCCTCACGAAGAGGGCAGCCTCTCCAAAATTCTCACCATCCTCTCTTTTTACAACATCAACCTTACCAAAATACAGTCATTACCGGTTGTCGGTCACGAATGGGAATACCTCTTTTATATCGATGTCAAGTTCAACGACTTCGTCCGATACCGCCAATCGCTTGATGCCATTATTCCACTGACCAAGAAACTGAGGATTTTGGGCGAATACGCCGAAGGAGAACAGACAATCTAATTTAGGAATTTGGAGATTTGAAAATTTGGAAATGTAGTCTGAAATCTTGAAACTCCCGATTTCAATTGTAAATCGTAAATGAATAAATTGTAAATAAACAACATATGTCACTAAATATCAAGCCGGCCAACCGGTTAAACACCGTCAGCGAATACTATTTCTCGAAAAAGCTTCGCGAAATAGACGAAATGAACAAAGCAGGCAAGAACGTTATCAGTCTGGGAATTGGAAAACCCGACCTGCCTCCTTCCGAAAACACCATCAAGGCGTTGAATGAAGAGTCGCTCAAACCGGATGTTCATGGTTATCAGAGCTACATCGGTATTCCCGAGCTGCGCAAAGGCTTCGCCGACTGGTATCAAAAATGGTTCGGTGTGGAGTTGAATCCGGCAAACGAAATCCAACCGCTCTTCGGATCGAAGGAGGGCATTCTGCATATTTCGCTGGCATTTCTCAATCCGGGCGACGGCGTACTGGTTCCCAATCCGGGCTATCCGACCTACATGTCGGTAAGCCGCTTAGCCGAAGCCAACGTCATCAGTTACTATCTGGACGAAAACAACGGCTGGCAACCCGATTTTGAAGCGCTCGAAAAACTCGATCTGAGCAATGTAAAACTGATGTGGGTGAACTATCCCAACATGCCGACCGGTGCACCGGCCACCAAAGAGCTGTTCGACAAGCTGGTAGCCTTCGGCAAAAAGCACAGCATCGTTATTTGCAACGACAATCCCTACAGCTTCATCCTCAACGAAAACCGTCTAAGCCTGTTGGCTGCCGAAGGGGCAAAAGATATTTGCATCGAACTCAATTCCATGAGCAAATCGCACAACATGTCGGGCTGGCGTATGGGCCTGGTGGCCTCCAATCCTCAGTTTATCGAATGGATTCTGCGCGTGAAGAGCAATATCGACTCCGGCATGTTCCGCCCCATGATGGTGGCCGCTGCCGAAGCATTGAAAAATACGGAAGAGTGGCACCGCGAAAAAAATATTGAGGTTTACCAAAAACGCCGGGTTATTGCAGAGAAGATAATGCAACAAATGGGTTGTACCTTTGACCCCAAACAGGTGGGCATGTTCCTTTGGGGTAAAATCCCTGACCAATACAAAGATGCAGGCGAACTGGCCGACAAAGTACTGTACAATGCGCATGTATTTGTGACACCCGGATTTATCTTCGGCGATAAGGGCAATCGCTATGTGCGATTGTCACTCTGTGCCACCGAAAAAATGCTGGAAGAATCGCTGGAACGCATCTGCAAAGTACTCAGTACACAGTAAACAGTACGCAGTGCCGACATCATAACACTCAACTTATGTTTAAAAATCTAACATCGTTGAAAGCCTATCAAATGGCATATCGTTTAGCCTTAGATATTTATGAACGAAGCAAACAATTTCCAAAAGAGGAACAATATTCTCTTACCGATCAGATTCGAAGGAGTTCCCGCTCTGTTTGCACAAACATTGGCGAAGCGTATCGCAAACGACTATACGAAAAGCATTTTATATCAAAACTTTCGGATGCGGACGGCGAATGTACGGAAACGTTGATATGGCTTAATTTTGCAAAAGATTTTCAATACATTACGGAAGAAGAATTCAAAGAATACATTGAGCAATACGAACAAGTAGGCAATTTAATTGGCTACATGATGTCTCATCCCGAAAAATTCAGATAACAAAAAACACTATAGAAGCAGATTTACTGAGTACTGCTGACTGCGTACTGAGTACTTCCTAAAATAACGAATCATAATAATAAATTGAACGATATGGATTTACAACCAATTTTCGAACCGATTACCGAAGAGAACCGTCCTTTGGTGATTGCCGGCCCCTGTAGCGCCGAAACAGAAGAACAAACCGTGGAAACGGCTAAACAACTTGCCTCAAAAGGCATTAAAATATTTCGTGCCGGCATTTGGAAACCCCGTACTAAACCGGGTGGATTTGAAGGCATTGGCAGCGAGGGGCTTTCCTGGCTGCAAACCGTAAAACAGGAAACCGGCATGTTGACCGCCACCGAAGTAGCCACCGCCAAACATGTGGAAGAAGCGCTCAAAGCCGGAGTGGACTTGTTGTGGGTAGGAGCCCGCACTACCACCAATCCGTTTGCCGTACAGGAAGTTGCCGACACATTGAAAGGAGTGGACGTCCCTGTATTAGTTAAAAATCCGGTCAACCCTGATATTGAGTTATGGATCGGGGGATTAGAACGTATCTACAACGCAGGTATCCGCCGCCTGGGGGCTATCCACCGCGGATTCAGCACCTACGACAAAACCATCTACCGCAATACACCCCAATGGCACATCCCCATCGAGTTGCGCCGTCGTCTGCCCGAGGTGCCCATCATTTGCGACCCGAGCCATATTGGTGGCCGTCGCGAACTGATCGCTTCCATCTCGCAACAGGCGCTCGACCTCAACTTCGAGGGCTTGATCATCGAATCACATTGTACGCCCGACGACGCATGGAGCGATAAAAACCAGCAAATCACACCCGACGTACTGGCCGAAATCCTCACACACTTAGTAGTTCGCAAAACCAACCAGACCACCGAAGACTTGTCTATTCTCCGCCGTCAGATCGACGATTTGGACAACAAGTTGCTGGAAGTGTTGGCAAAACGTTTCCGTGTGTCGCGCGAAATCGGAACTTACAAGAAAGAGCACAACATGGCTGTTCTACAGACAGTTCGTTACGACGAAATTCTGAAAGACCGTATCGCTCAGGCCGAAAGCATGGATATTAATGGCGAATTTATGAAAACCGTACTCGAAGCCATCCACGAAGAGTCAGTACGGGTACAGCTCGAACTGATCAATAAAAAATAAAAATCATAGTTGTAAGTGGTAAGTGATAAGGTATAAGTCGGTCTACAAACCGATTTACTTATCACTTACAACTTATCACTTATCACTACTATCATGCGCATTTTGATTCTCGGAGCCGGAAAGATGGGCTCCTTCTTTACTGACGTACTGAGTTTTCAGCACGAAGTGGCGGTATACGATGCCGACCCTAAGCGCCTGCGTTTTGTCTACAACACCATCCGCATGTCGCAATTGGAGGAAATCAAAGAGTTTGATCCCGAACTGGTTATCAATGCGGTGACCATCAAACACACGCTGGAGGCATTTAAAAACGTCATGCCTTTTCTTTCTAAGAATTGTATACTGTCCGATATTGCTTCGGTAAAAACCGGACTGCCCGAATTTTACCAGAACTGCGGTTTCCGTTTCGTGTCGTCGCACCCCATGTTCGGCCCCACCTTTGCAAGCCTGAGCGACCTCTCCACGCAGAGCGCCATCATCATTGCCGAGTCCGACCACCTGGGCAAGGTATTCTTCAAAGACCTCTACAGTTCATTGAAACTGAACATTTTTGAATACACCTTCCGCGAACACGACGAAACAACGGCCTACTCGCTCTCCATTCCGTTTGCTTCCACACTGGTATTCGCCTCGGTGATGAAGCACCAGGAAGCGCCGGGCACCACCTTCAAGCGCCATCTGGCCATTGCCCACGGACTGCTGTCGGAAGACGATTACCTGCTGCAGGAGATACTCTTCAACCCCTACACGCCGGAACAGTTGACCAACATCCGCGAAGAGCTCGGTAATCTGCTCGACATTATCGAACACAAGGACGCCGACCGCATGAAGGCCTACCTAAAAAAAGTACGGGAAAATATTCAGTAAGCGTTACGCAACCAACCGTACACCGTAGAGACGTTGCATGCAACGTCTCTACACAATCCCCAATCAGCGAATCATGAAAATGGTTCGCTTTTTTGTTTTTATTCGTTTCGTGCTGCCCTACCTGTTAATTCAACTATTTTTACATAAAGATTTCCTACATTTGTACTATGAATATATAGCAATTGATGCACGTATTGCATATATCCACTATAAGAGATATGTGCAACAAATAACGAGTAAGTTGCACATATATTTTGTTAGCAACAAGCGTAAGAAACCGCAGAATAGACATGATAAGATTTAATATATAATGAGACAAACCAAATTTGATATAGCCCTTTCATTTGCAGGAGAACAAAGAGAATATGTAGACCAAGTTGCTAATATTTTAAATCAAAAAGGAATATCAACTTTCTATGACAAATTTGAAGAAGCAAATCTATGGGGTAAAAATTTATATGATTATCTTTCTGATGTTTACATGAATCAAGCGAGATATACAATAATGTTTATCTCCAAAGATTATAGTAAAAAATTATGGCCAAATCATGAAAGGCAATCTATGCAAGCAAGAGCTTTTCAAGAAAGCTCAGAATATGTACTTCCTGCAAAATTTGATGATACAGAAATACCTGGAGTTTTACCAACAACTGGATATATAAGTCTTCAAAATAAAACTCCTGAAGAATTTGTCTACATTATTGAGAAAAAACTCATATTCAGCGGAGGAACTATACCGAGCGAGAATATACGTAGTGCCTTGTCTACAATCATTACAATTCCCAAAACAGAACCGAAGAACATAAGATTAACTGTAATGTCTGATAATAATCCAGTAGAGAGCGCCCAAGTATGTTTAATTGCAGATAATGGAACAACTTTAAACGCGACTACTGATAAAGAAGGGAATGCTAACTTTCATGTTGTAACAAGGAGATTATATTCTGTTCTAGTGGCACATCCTAAATATTCGTCCGCAATATTAGAGCAATTTGATACAACTGAAGATTTGAAAATAACATTAAAGTCTGTTGAAAATATTGGTTCAATTATTTGTAGTAGCACATGCTATATTAACGGTTTACAAGGTAGATTAAACCCAATTCTTGATTCGCCTAGAAGATATTTTTATGCTGATAATATAGCAATTGAAGGAGGAAAGGAGCAACCTGTAATGTTTGAACTTAATAAACCAGTACAAGTTGAGGACTGTAACGGTGTAATTATGAATCTAATTTTCAGATTTATGCGAGCAAGAATGTCTCTGATTGATTATGTAAAACCAATATTTGAATAATAAACGCCAGTTGCCAACACATACTCATAAACAATTGGAGTTTAAGTGGTTTGGCGCGCGTCGCTCTCGTTTGCATGCTTTCTGCTCGGTTGATAGGAAAGCGTCCACGAAGTCCCCAACTGCTTATAGCTTCATCCGTTAAACCGTATTCCCTGACAGCTCAGATTTTTGCTGGCGCGCTTTTCTAGAGCGTGCCCATTTCATGAAACTAAGTACGGAATAAAGTCCTGCCTTACAGGCAGAAGTCGTGCTTCAGCCTTTTACCGTAGGTCTACGACCCACGGTTATGAAAATCTAGTCTTTCAGACTTTGGAATAACGTTCGTCAGCAACACAAACACAGAAGCGAATGACTTGAAAATCAAACATTATCTATCATCAGCAGCAGACACAAATGACTTGAAAAGTCGAATTTCCATAACCGTAGGTCGAAGACCTGCGGAAGAACAGAATACCAAACTGATTTGCCTGAAAGGCAAGACAAATATTTAACCCCATGAGTTACACACGTTTATTATACCACATCGTATTTCGGACAAAAGATAGTAAAAACACCATCCCGGAAACCCATGAGAAGGAGTTATACGCCTATCTTATGGGCATTATCAACAACAAAAAATCGACGCTGTATCGTATTGGAGGCACAGCCAACCACATCCATCTACTGATAGACCTGCATCCCACCATTGCACTATCCGATTTTATGAAAGAATTGAAAGAGTACTCCAGTAAATGGATGGCTAAGAACCCGAACTTTCCTCACTTTGAAGGCTGGGCGGTTAGCTTTGCCGGCTTTACATACAATCTGAAGGAGAAGGAAACTATCATAAACTATATCAAAAACCAGAAAGAACACCACAAATCGGTTTCATTCGAAGAAGAATTTCGCAGTTTTTTGATAGAAAACGGTGTGGAGATCGATGAGCGTTACTTTCTGAAAGAGTGATGCAGTCCTGCCTTACAGGCAGAAATTGAGGGTTGCCTTCTACCGCAGGTCTGCGACCCGCGGTTATGAAAATCCGGTCTTTCAGACCATAGACAAACACCCTGCAGCAACATACAGACGGTAACGACTTGAAAAGTCGAAACTCGTATCACCCCATAGGAATAACATTCGCCAGCGCTACAAACGCAGAAGCAAATGACTTGAAAAGTCGAATCTTCATAACCGTAGGTCGAAGACCTGCGGATGTACATATTCTCAGGTTCATTTGCCTGAAAGGCAAGACTAAAAGATGATGCAGCAATGCGAGTCGGAACTCCGTTTGGCAATAGTCGCATAAGTTCGTATTTTTGCAGGGAGACACTTTCATTTCCAACCATCCGAAAATCCACTCCCATTCATGAAAAAGACGCTACTGTACATCGCCTGCGCACTATTGCTGGCCAATACCATCACCGCTCAAACCGGCACCAAAACTACTCCGACATTGAAAGATGCCTACAAAGGCGCTTTTAAAATCGGCTGCTCCGTCAACGATGCGATCGTCAGGGGTTCTGACTCTATCTCACGGCGGTTGGTACTTCAGCAGTTCAACGCCATTACCCCCGAAAACGTACTGAAAGCCGAGACCGTGCACCCAACTCCGGATGTCTGGAATTTTGCACCGGGCGATGCCTTCGTCAAGATGGGAGAAGTCAATCACCTGTTTGTTGTGGGGCACACGTTGATTTGGCACAACCAAACGCCCGACTGGTTTTTCAAGGATGCAGCAGGACACCCGAGGTCGCACGACGTCATGGTGGAACAGATGCGCAGCTACATTGCCACGGTAGTAGGAAGATATAAAAACCGCATCAACGCGTGGGACGTGGTCAACGAGCAGATAGACGAAAACGGAGCTTACCGTTCCACTGCCTGGGTAAACGCCATCGGTAACGGAGACGAGCTGATGAAACTGGCCTTTAAATTTGCCCACCAATACGCGCCGGATGCCGAGCTCTATTACAACGACTTCAACGTGTGGCGCCCGTCAAAGCGCGACGGCATTGCCCGCATGGTGCGTATGCTCAAAAAAGAGGGAATCCGCATCGACGGCATCGGTATACAGGGCCACTGGGGACTTAATTTCCCCAAAAAAGAATACATCGAAGCGGCCATCGATACCTTTGCCACGCTGGGCGTGAAGGTGATGATAACCGAACTGGATGTGGATGTATTGCCCATCACCAAAGAGGGACAGTTGATCGGCAAAATAATGAATGACCCACAATGGCAACACGAAGAGTTCAAAGCATTCCTTGATCCGTATCGCAACGGCCTCCCCGCCGATGTGGAGAAGCAACTGGCCGACCGCTATGCCGAACTGTTCGGCATCTTCTACAACAAACGCGACAAGATAGACCGCGTTACCGTGTGGGGATTGCACGACGGCATGTCGTGGAAAAACGACTACCCGGTTCCAGGCCGCATCAATTATCCTCTGCTCTATAGGCGCGACAAGACTCCTAAACCGGCTTTGGAAGCTGTATTGGCCGTACCGGAAAAGGCAAAAAAGCAATAATGCAAATCGGCAGTCGTATTATCCACATGTCATACGACTTTCAAATCAACACCCAAACACGCAATAAAACAGCAAAAAGTAATTTTTTTGAAAAATTTCCGACGAATTATTTGTCGGTTCAAAAAATAACTCTACCTTTGCCCTCACGAAACAACGAAAGTATGTCATTTCAAGCAGTAAATAAATTTTGGTGGTGGCGCTTACAACTTCAAAAAAGTCGTGAGTAGCATCGTCGCATATCTGTTTGAACACTAAATATCATTATTAGGTAAAAAGATAAAGCCCGTCGCAATCACGACGGGCTTTTTTTGTTTTCAAAAATGGTGCACACAGAGAACACTGAACTGACAGACAAACCCTGAAAATATTTCAAAATACAAATACAAGCATAACGAAAACCAGAATTATCAATCAATTTCTTTCTGCAAATTCCGTGTATTTCGAATGCAAAACAGACTCAAAACTATGAACTACGATGTAAATGAAAACGGTTACTACGGCGAATTCGGCGGAGCTTACATCCCCGAAATTCTCCATGTCAATGTTGAAAATCTGAGGAATAACTATCTGAAAATTCTTAGCGACCCCTCATTTCAGGAAGAGTTCAACGGTCTGATGCGCGACTACGTGGGTCGTCCTTCTCCACTCTACTTAGCAAAACGGTTGTCGGAAAAGTACGGCGCAAAAATCTACCTCAAACGTGAAGACCTCAACCATACCGGGGCACATAAAATCAACAACTCGCTGGGTCAGGTACTTTTGGCCCGCCGCATGGGTAAAACCCGCATCATTGCCGAAACCGGTGCCGGTCAGCACGGGGTGGCCACCGCAACAGTTTGTGCACTGCTCAACATGCCTTGTTTTGTCTACATGGGCGCCCTCGATGTGGAACGCCAACATCTCAACGTTCAGAAAATGGAGATGCTGGGAGCAACGGTAGTACCCGTGCACAGTGGCAACAAAACCTTAAAAGATGCCACCAACGAGGCCATCCGCGACTGGTGCTGCAACCCTGAGGATACCTACTACGTGATCGGTTCCACCATCGGTCCGCACCCCTACCCCGACATGGTTGCCCGCCTGCAATCGGTAATCAGCGAAGAGATGCAAAAACAGTTGCTGGAACACGAGGGACGCGACTATCCCGACTATATCGTTGCCTGTGTGGGAGGTGGAAGTAACGCTGCCGGCGCATTTTATCACTACCTGCACAACGACAAGGTAAAATTGATCGAAGCAGAAGCTGCCGGCAAAGGGATCGACACACCTTACTCTGCCGCCACCATTCATTTGGGACGCGAAGGAATTATCCACGGCTGCCGCACGCTTATTATGCAATCCGAAGACGGACAGATCGAAGAGCCCTACTCCATTTCGGCTGGTCTTGACTATCCGGGCATCGGACCAATACACGCTTATCTGGCTAAGACAAAACGGTCGACTGTACTCGCCATTACCGATGACGAAGCGCTGGAAGCAGCATTTTTGCTCACCAAAATAGAAGGCATCATTCCTGCAATGGAATCGGCTCACGCCCTGGCGGCACTCGAAAAACTGACCTTCAAACCCGACGATGTGGTGGTAGTCAACCTTTCGGGACGCGGAGACAAGGATATGGAAACTTACATTGCCAATCAAAAATAACGACATACTTATGCAAACAAATATCAGAACATATTCAAAGAGACTGTTGGGTGATCTTCACACTCCGGTTTCCATTTATCTGAAAATAAGGGATATTTACCCGGAATCGGTGTTACTCGAAAGCTCGGATTACCACGGAGGAGAAAACAGCTACTCGTTTATCGGACTGCGCGCCGCGGCGAAATTCATTGTCGAAAACGGAGCCATTTCGGAATATTATCCAAATGGAACGATCGTTCGCAAGGAAATCGATAACAGCTATCCGCTGCCCGAACACCTGAATGCTTTCGTCAAATCATTTGAGATCAAGGAGAACAATAACCATCTACCTTTCAACGGATTTTTCGGTTTCACGGCTTATGACGCGGTCCGTTATTTCGAGAAAGTAGACATTGTTCCCGACAAAAACGAAGCGCAGGTTCCCGACATGTATTACATTCTTTACAAATACATTATCGTGGTGAATCACTTCAAGAACGAACTCGAAATTATCGAAAACCTCTTCGATGGTGAACAAAGCGAGATAGACGACGTAGCCGGATTGCTTGACAACCGCAATTTTGCATCGTACAACTTCGAACCGATCGGCACCGAAAGTTCGAATATGAGTGACGAAGATTACCGCCAGTCGGTAGAAAAAGGGATTCAGCACTGCAAACGCGGCGATACGTTCCAGATTGTCCTTTCTCGCCGCTTCAGCCAACCTTTTGCCGGAGACGACTTCAAGGTGTATCGCGCACTGCGCTCCATCAATCCCTCGCCCTACCTCTTTTATTTCGATTTCGGATCGTTCCGTATCTTCGGCTCTTCGCCCGAAACGCACGTTCAGATCAAAAACGGCAAGGCCTATATCGACCCCATCGCCGGCACCTTCCGCCGTACGGGCGATGACGACAAAGACCGTCAGTTGGCCGAAGCGCTACTTAAAGATCCAAAAGAGAACGCTGAGCACGTGATGCTGGTAGATCTGGCCCGCAACGACCTGAGCCGCAACACCTCGGAAGTCGGACTGGAAATTTACAAAGAGGTACAATTCTATTCGCATGTCATTCATTTAGTTTCGCGTGTGAGCGGAAAACTGCTACCAGGCGTTAATCCGATACAGCTTTTTGCCGACACATTTCCGGCCGGAACGCTCTCGGGAGCACCCAAAGTACGCGCCATGCAATTGATTAACGAAATAGAACCGACCACCCGTGGTATTTATGGAGGTTGTATTGGCTACATCGGCCTTAACGGTGATATCAACCAGGCAATTACTATCCGTACGTTCCTGAGCAAGAACAATTCGCTTTACTATCAGGCAGGAGCCGGAATCGTTGCCAAATCGGTACCCGAAAGCGAACGACAGGAGGTAAGCAACAAACTCGGCGCACTGAAAACCGCTATCGACATGGCAGCAACGTTGAAAAATTAATTTGAAAATTTGAAGATTTGAGAATGTGAAAATTTAATCTGCAAAAACATGCAGAACATATTAAAAGCAATATTCTTTAGTCTTTGCTCTAAAAAAAACAAGCAATGAAAAAACTACTGATATTTGACAATTACGACTCGTTCACGTACAATCTGGTACATGCCGTTCGTAAACTGGGCTACACCAACATGGAGATAATCCGCAACGACAAAATCGCACTCGAAGAGGTGGATCGTTTCGATAAAATCCTTCTCTCACCGGGACCCGGAATTCCTTCGGAAGCAGGAATTCTGTTACCATTGATAAAAAAATATGCACCGACCAAATCGATTCTGGGCGTTTGTCTGGGCCATCAGGCCATTGCCGAAAGCTTCGGTGGAACGCTCGAAAACACCTCAGAGGTGTTTCATGGAGTAAGCACGCCTGTACACGTGGTCGATCCCGATCTGCTGTTCGACGATATGCCGACCACCTTCGATGCCGGGCGTTATCACTCGTGGATTGTGAGCCGTGACGGTCTGCCCGAATGCATCCGCGTAACTGCTGAATCAAGCGAAGGAACCATTATGGCATTAAGACACAAGGAGTACGATGTTCGCGGCGTTCAGTTCCATCCCGAATCGGTACTCACGCCGCTGGGAGAAACTCTGATTGCCAACTGGTTGAAAGCCCCGCAATTTAACAATCTGACAATATAAAAATATGCCAATCGAACGTTCAAAATTAAACTTTGAACATTAAACTTAAAGCAATGAAAGAAATTCTATACCGCCTTTTTGAACACCAGTACCTTGGCCGCGAAGAGGCCAAAACCGTACTGACCAACATGGCCGAAGGCAAATACAGCGAAGCTCAGATTGCTGCCTTTGTTACCGTTTACCTAATGCGCAGCATCACCGTCGACGAACTGATCGGATTCCGCGAAGCCCTGCTTGACATGCGCGTCCCGGTTGACCTGAGCGAATACAACCCCATAGACATCGTAGGTACGGGTGGCGATAACCACAACACCTTCAACATTTCGACACTGAGTTGCTTTGTAGTGGCCGGAGCCGGCTACAAAGTGGCCAAGCACGGCAACTTCGGAGCCACCTCGGTAAGCGGAGCCTCCAACGTAATGGAACAACACGGAGTAAAATTCACCAACGACAACGACCGGTTGCGACGTTCCATCGAAGAAACGAACATCGCCTACCTTCATGCACCAATGTTTAACCTGGCACTGAAAACCGTGGCGCCGGTGCGCAAAGCCTTACAGGTACGCAGCTTTTTCAACGTACTCGGCCCGTTGGTGAACCCCATTCAACCAAAACGCAACATGTTGGGGGTATTCAATCTGAAAATGGCACGTCTCTACTATTACCTCTACCAGCAAACCGGCGGTGATTTCTCTATCGTGCACAGTCTTGACGGATATGACGAAATTTCATTGACCAGTGACTTCAAAGTAATCACCAAATCCGGAGAAAAAATGTACACTCCA contains these protein-coding regions:
- a CDS encoding anthranilate synthase component I family protein; translation: MQTNIRTYSKRLLGDLHTPVSIYLKIRDIYPESVLLESSDYHGGENSYSFIGLRAAAKFIVENGAISEYYPNGTIVRKEIDNSYPLPEHLNAFVKSFEIKENNNHLPFNGFFGFTAYDAVRYFEKVDIVPDKNEAQVPDMYYILYKYIIVVNHFKNELEIIENLFDGEQSEIDDVAGLLDNRNFASYNFEPIGTESSNMSDEDYRQSVEKGIQHCKRGDTFQIVLSRRFSQPFAGDDFKVYRALRSINPSPYLFYFDFGSFRIFGSSPETHVQIKNGKAYIDPIAGTFRRTGDDDKDRQLAEALLKDPKENAEHVMLVDLARNDLSRNTSEVGLEIYKEVQFYSHVIHLVSRVSGKLLPGVNPIQLFADTFPAGTLSGAPKVRAMQLINEIEPTTRGIYGGCIGYIGLNGDINQAITIRTFLSKNNSLYYQAGAGIVAKSVPESERQEVSNKLGALKTAIDMAATLKN
- a CDS encoding anthranilate synthase component II; protein product: MKKLLIFDNYDSFTYNLVHAVRKLGYTNMEIIRNDKIALEEVDRFDKILLSPGPGIPSEAGILLPLIKKYAPTKSILGVCLGHQAIAESFGGTLENTSEVFHGVSTPVHVVDPDLLFDDMPTTFDAGRYHSWIVSRDGLPECIRVTAESSEGTIMALRHKEYDVRGVQFHPESVLTPLGETLIANWLKAPQFNNLTI
- the trpD gene encoding anthranilate phosphoribosyltransferase — its product is MKEILYRLFEHQYLGREEAKTVLTNMAEGKYSEAQIAAFVTVYLMRSITVDELIGFREALLDMRVPVDLSEYNPIDIVGTGGDNHNTFNISTLSCFVVAGAGYKVAKHGNFGATSVSGASNVMEQHGVKFTNDNDRLRRSIEETNIAYLHAPMFNLALKTVAPVRKALQVRSFFNVLGPLVNPIQPKRNMLGVFNLKMARLYYYLYQQTGGDFSIVHSLDGYDEISLTSDFKVITKSGEKMYTPESLGFERIAQEALDGGKTPENASQIFDNVLNNTATPAQKNTVIVNAAFAIQTINPELSIEECIDQAKKSVESGAALKILKKFVALNS